The genomic segment CtgtccttttcctcgcggACCCGGGCCCTCtctcgtgtgtgtctccccGTCGTTGAATCTCGTTTGTAGCTGTAGCCAGTCTGGTGTGTTTCTTGTCGCTTGGAGTTCTCACCTTCTACCTGTCTTGGTCTCCCCTTTTGacgcgttcttctgtctttttctctattttcagtcttctctctctgcggctcttctctctgcaggccGAAGCAGAGTGTCAACGCCTGATGGCAGAAGCTCTCGAACAGCAGGTGTTGGAACTGCACCAGCGTCAACAGTCTGTGGGGGAGGATGCATTTCCAGAGTCTTCGTATCGTTATTCGCGATCGAacgcctcgccttcctcgcggcAGCGGCTTTCTCCCCCATCTCCTTGCGGCGTTCGTCGGCAGGAGGCCGGCGCAcgggacgcatgcagtcctcAGGCCGGTCTCCATCGAGgcacaggagacagcagtcCTCTGTGGGGTGTGGCGAAGCGCGAAGCGACACTTGATtccgcagagagacagaaaggaactGAGGCCTCTCAAGACATCTCTCCCGACTCCACGCCTGCTTCTCAAGCGGCTCTACGAGAACTCCACGACGCGTACGAAAGCTTGAAAGAAGAATTCAATCAGCTCTCGGTCGCGCAAACTCTATTGCAGGTAAAGTCAACGCGACGACGGCCTTTTGAGGAAGCCGTTTCCACGGAAATGGtttcgtgcatgcatgcaaagagcTTCCAACGAGACGTGCTCTGTGatgcctgtctctgcgtgtctcttttATCCCCACAAAGTGAGGCATACGGCTACCTGCATATGTAAGTTTATGTATGGAGATGCAGATAtgtctatctatatatatgtgcgaGGGTGTGTGTATCGACAGGTGTGTATATTgaggtagatagatagacagatagatagatagatagatttGGTGTGTGTAGGGTGTCGGCTTCCTACAAGTGCTATATAGTGATGATGCAGAAGGTAGCTGTGCTagctgttttcttcctgttctcaATGCCGGCGCTTGTCCTGAGTCTTTCCTTCCAGGACGACGTCACAAGGAAGGCGGAGATCATTGCCTTCCTTGTGAAGAAATACGCtctgaaggaagaaacgtttAGGTAAGCTTTCTTCGCTTGTGTCTTAGATTTTCCGCGTCCGTACAGACTTCGGTGATTCCGTGTACTCTGGCGGAAGTGTAGGAGAAACGTAGATAGACATCAATGTCTGTTCTGTTGTTCCAGGGAGCctctgttgttttttctctctgcccttcacCCTGAATTCAGTGTGGATATCGGCACTCCGTTTCCGAGCTGTCCAAGTTGTCGCAGGACGGGGAATGTCGATGTCAAAACAACTGAGCACATGTTGATGTatcgtctgtgtctcttctttttctccacctctGTTGTCGGAAGCGCCACGGTCGAAAGTGTCTTTCTGTTcacgcgtttttcctccagtTTTACGCGTCTCGTATTCTGCTTTTCCCGGCGGCTCAGACTCGCAGAACCTGCTGGCCTTCGTCCCCTGtccgggtgtctgtacacctcgtTGGGAAGCgttcttttgtgtttccgCATTCTCATTCGGTCTCAATGTGTTCGTGCGTCGCGGACGGTCGCCGGCTGTTCTCTTCGCGCTTCAGTTGCCTATCTCGCAACGCGGTCATCCTCTTGCCGCACTTCATTCGGCTGcattttctgcttctccatctGCGCCTCAGAGGGCCTGTGCcggcctcttcgtcgtcctccgGGTGGAAGCGCCTAGCCGCGGCTGCCGCCGAGGCCGTGGGAGGCGCGGgccattcttctctctctgtcgaggaaatgcagaaaatggtggaggagacgcttcTGGAGAACATTCGCCTCCGCACAGATCTTGCCACCTTGGCAGATGACTTTGAGTAGGCGATGAACGCGGGGAAGAAACGGGCGAGTGTGGTTAGACGGCGCTCTTGTTCGTTTCTGGGACGGAGCAGCTTCGCCTTTATTTTGGGGCCTTGCGGTGTATCGAACTGAAGGGAAGACGTCTCCTCGACGGTGGTGTGGAGCTTTGCTTCCAGAGGTGCAGACCCCACACAGGGTCGAAGTGGGCGGGTGTCGAAATATATGTCAGCATTGGGGTGTAGAGACGTTGGTGACGGCGGCTGGGGACGTTTCTGTGGTTCGGGAGTTTACCGCGTTCCTGGTGTTCTTCGGTTCTGCGCGCGGGGGTCCCTGGGAAGCAGACGCCGGTGAAGGCGATGGCGTTGCGTCGCAGACCGCGCGGTGTGGAGGGGAGGTTGCCTCAGTTCCCTCAGTCTGAAATGTGTGGACGTTGTTTCTTTCCAGGCGGATTCTGAAAACACAGGGCGCGTCGCCGGAGGACAAAGGGTCCCTCCCTGCTTCACCGCACCCTTCTTCAGCCGCCCCGACGCCGGGACATGGAGACAGGCATCGCGCCTCGCCGATGCAAGAAGAGAATTCAAGTGGTAACTCTCACGCAAAGAAGGGAGGCCAGACCGAGAGGACGACGTTGATCAACGGGATGGATTTACAGTCCTCGGCGGAGGCGGAAAGGGAacggggagaggaggcgaaacgaCCCCCCGGTGTtctgaaggaaaacgaagtgCCTGTGACGCTggcgagtggagagagaagccgagctCTCACCAGTGAGGGAATGGCACATTCCGACTCGAGTCTGAAGAAGGGggagcaagaggaaaaagggaaAAAGATGGTCTTACTGAGTTCGGGATGTACTCGACTGACCAGCCGGACATCGCAAACAGACAAGGCGGGGGTTTGCGGCACAGGGGTGGACAGAAGCGCCGACGAAGGCTGTTCGCCGCTCTCCGATTCCGAGGCCTGCAGTGAAGTCGTCCTCTTCCGTGCAGATGCGTGAAAACTTTGGTAAAAATAGGAAAAACTTGTGAATCGACGAATCCCGTGAGGAAGATACtcacacagaaagaaaaatgtTGGACAAACGAAACGGCGGAAAAACGCAACAGGCACAGCAAAAGGGGAGCTTTAAAATAGAGTCTCCAGCACAGAGGTCAATGTTTCCTGAGAGACTCCGCACCATCTCTGTCCCGGTTTGACGGGGTGGGACTGTTCGTCTCTGAAGTCGCTTTTTCAGGTTTTGGATGGCCGAACACGGTGAATTTGTGAGACGAAACTGATCTTCTAGGAGGGCTTTCGGTTCGTCCACGGGTGTGCGGGTGCGGTGCACAGACACCTGAATACATCATCAATGGATTTCTGAGTGTACGGAGCTGTTGTCGCCGTTTACGAAACGCGAAGAGTCATCTACCGGAGGGCAAGCTTCTGCGTTGGAGTCTCGTAGATGTACCTTTCAGTCAACGGATTCTAGTCAGCTAGCCGGAACAAGTGGAAGCATCTAGTCACTTTCCtcagctgcagctgcaggcgTGTACGTGTGAAAAACGACAGGGTCTGTCTACGCGGATGCACTGTTCGTTACAGCTGAGGGCACCACGTGAGAGCTACAGGGGAAGCGTCATAGGAAGGCGGCCTGCGGAACAGCAGGGAAACaatgaaaaaggaaaactgTCGCGGTGTTTGTTTTACCGGAGGAAGGCAGTGCATTTGTTTGGAACAGCAGGAGACTGTTTGTCAGAGCAGGCTGTCCCGTGGTGGACGCTGAAGGAGATGAATTACGCCAGAAAAGCGACATGGAAAAAAGGTAGTTAACAGATTATCAAAACACCCCCGTAACGGCTTGAATACCACAGCAGCACAAGCTTGGAAGGGGGAAAAGTTCGTTCCGTGGAATCACTTCTTTACGCCAGAACACGGAGGTCAATGATCAAGGATACACGCACAGGTACATTCCTTTCCGGACACACTCAAGTACTGTAATACAGCGGCCGCGTCCGTTAGCCATCTCAAGAAATCGTCCTCTCACGATGGCTTGGTGTCTTCTGGGTGTCACTGAGGCAGGGAAAGGCGTTTCGTAGTCGGCGTGTACTTACGGTAAAAAAGTACGTGCTTCACACGTGTAGAAATCCACAAATGAATTCGTGCAAGTACACATACGTACTTGTATGCTTCGCATTCCGATCTCAACCGAGAAGGTTGAGAAACGCTTTTGACATTCTGTAGTAGCGAGCCTACCGGAAGGAAGATTCTGTTGTTTCTACCAAACAAGTTGAAAATGCTGGGACTTCGAAACCGCACGAACGTTTTGGTAGCCTGTTAACGTTTTAGCGTGAAGCGACACCGGAGCCAGCACAGTCCGTGAAACTACAAGTGGATTAAGCATCACAGAAACTCAGCTGCTATGAATGAACATGCTGGTGTAGACATACGACAGTCTCCCTGGTATTCTCCGCTGAAGGTGGTAGtaggcttctctctgcaacACCACCTCTCTTTCCCCTGCAGCGCACACTGCAAAGCTACGCCCGGGATAAACTTAAGACTGGTTCGAATGCCACAGCGTGACCCGAAACAGTCACCAGATTCGAGAAAATCGTCAGACACCCCAAATTTACAACTGTCGAATTGGTTGTTGTTAAACAGTGTCTTACTCTCACCTTTCTTGCGAGTTGACGACAACGCCTGGGTATGAACCCACGCACAATTCCGGAAGCGCCGACCTTGTAACTGGGGGGCAGTGTCGTTGTCTGGCATTCCTAGGTATATTATTTTTGCTCTCACCCCTCTCAGTGGGGTTTTTTCACCGATCGAAGCTGGTAACGTTAGATTCGCTGTTTCTCATTATTCAGCAGGGCGTCCTACAGCGAGCTGCATGAAGACGGTACCTTGTAATGTGCATTCGACGCGCAGCGGCGCTGGACTTTCATTGGTACGTGTCTCGTGTCAACAACTGAGACCCGAAGTGTATGTTTCTTTCTTATACGCTTTTGTTCCAAAGCAGCAACGGAACGCAGCCTGTAGGTTCTGTCACTGAATTGTTCGTCTGTTAAACAAAATGAGGGCCTTTGAAGTTTCTCCTCTGGTGGTTTTCGGATTGTTGTGTTTCGTCCTATTCATGCCTGCATGTAAACTCGAAAAGCTGGAATAAATGTTTGCATTGGCACATGCGTCTTCATTCTGCATTCAGATGAATTGAGTCATAAACGCTGCAATAGTTCCAACAGTTTTACCGCTGCGACTGCATATAGACGGCTTCTTACTACTGCAAGAAGTATAcctccccagaaaaagcttcGAAAGAATGCTGTCTCAGAGCTTCACACTCCCAGCACGAGGGTACTGATAATACTGGCATCTGACTAGCAACTTTCTTTCGCCGCTAACGAGAGTTCTACAAATTCTACGGTAGCCTGGTGTATGTGCTTAGAGGTACTGGTACGCAGGAACGTCTTTTGCGTGCATGTTCCGATGCTTTTGATGCCACACTAGCCTCATTGGTGACCAAGAGCGTTTGTACAGATGCGGCATGTCTCCCGTTTGTCTTCGAAAATCCAGTGATGCTTGTCAAGTTCGTTGTTTCTAGGTTGCATTATGTGGGAGTGCTGGGCGGATGTCACTGTCCTGCACATCTTGGCGCTTGCGTACGGATATTGCCGCCGTGTGAAAATGCTAGGATATTTTTACAACTGTTGCGAATCTAGAAGGCTGGATTGCCGAACTCGAAAAACTTTTGTAAAGTGTTGCCACTGTTCTGTTTGCGAATGAATTCCCGTTTTTGTGCCATTACACGTCCGTGAGAGTCCACTCCATCGGTTTATGGTTTCCGCATacatttgcttctttcttcgagaCCGCGTCGTATGGTGCCGTTACATCCCGGGATGTATGAATAAGCTCATTCATGTGTCTTTAGGGAATCCGCTACAACAAAAGCAGCTTCAGTTCACTTCAGTCAGTAGCTTCAGTTCATTTCAGTCAGTAGTCGGGAACACGGGAACAATTGTCCCCTACCTTTGAGTAGCAAGGTATTATATAACAATTGACAAGTCAAGACCGCTATATTTACATGGGCTATATTTAAACATAAGGAACTGGGTGTAGCAGAAATGCCCTGACCTGGAATCGAAAGAACCCACGCCAAGTTGACCGCCGAGCACATGGCTTTTTGTGCGTGACAGCCGTGCTTGCATTGCACGACACCCCGCCATGCTTCCCACACCCCTCGTTTGTCGGCATTGTTTACACCTGCACCAGCAGGGAGACTGTCATCTAATCGACGACGTCCAACTGCCGTCCACAAAAGGACAGTAGAAAGGTGCGTCTTTGAACCGCTCGTCGTGTGTCTGAAATGTCGTATGGCATCACAGCTCTCTCCCCATTGCATCTCAGCGGAAAGGAGCAACTCTAAAGGCGGTATGTATCGTCTCCCAGCGACGTATCCCGGCAGGCGAAAACCACCACAGTCTGTTAGGTCGGAGAGCCGTACGAACGCACCCAGTACTTGGCAGCATCTGCCTTCGGCTGTCGTTCGTACGGCGACGGAGTCTACCTCCAGTTAAGCGCGTCGAGCAGACCATAACATATCGAAAACGATGTAATATAAACGCTGTCGCCTTTCGCTACAGAAGCATGTGGAAAGCTTAGAGGCGCCTGCTcaatgcatgcgcgtcttcAGGTCCTTATAACAAGGCGATTGCTGCTTATTCTCATATCGAACAATACTCAAATCGAGCCTTTTCTCAGCTCAATCTGGATGCCCTGGTCCTTCGTACTTTGTTTTTCGTCCTTCATCAAGGTGCTCAAAAGACTTCCATACAGCTTCTGCCCCTGCCGTACCGCCTGTTCGACGGACCCTTTCAGCGTCGTTCCCACTTCGTCTGCAACCGCTTTAAGTTGCCCCAGAACAACCGCCAGCTTCTCCATGGCAACGCTAGCTTCTTTGCGGGATTTGTCTGCCTCCATCCACGACAGCTGCATGCCACCAAGGCTGCGGAACTGCGCCGGGTCGGTGGGCAAGCCGCCCTGTTTGATGTTTTCCAGATGGGCTGCCAGTTCCTCTTTGAACGCGGTGGCGTCAGCCTTTGCGGAGGCTAGCAGCCGGAAGCTTTCTTGGTATAGCTCCTGGATCCGTTGCATCAACGCAGTCGCCAGAGCGTCCGGACTCGACACGGCATCCTCCAATGATTCATCGCGGTTTTCCGCCGCTTCGTCTTGCCGGCTTGCTTCCTCAACTTCGGCGACGACGGCCTCCGTCGCAGACACAGGGTCTACGTCAGCACGTGCCGCCGACGCGATGTGGGTTGTGACACCGCAAAAAGCCAGCAAAACGCACAAAACGAAGAGGGTCCGCAGCGGGCGTCGACCCTCCTCCCCCCATCTGGTAAACTGGCAGTACATCATGGAACAGAACAAGGTCTCACCTGAAAACATTTACTCCAGCAGGCAGTTGCTTTGCCTGACGCACGGGCACGTGTGACAGCGTAATCAACCGATCAACTGTGAACTGGGCGTCGCGCAAGTCATCTGGCAAAGGAGGCAATCTATTTGCAGGCGAAGAGCCACAGCAAGGCCCGTGAAAGCGTGCTCGGACACAGCCCCCGCCTTGAGCATGCAACGCTGCATGCTCTGCAAGGCGAAACAGAGGGGCCCGGTGGGGTTGTGCCTGCTACGAGCCAGCAAAAGAGGGTAAACTCTCTATATCTCAAACCAAAAACAGATCCAAGATGCAAGGAGGAAGTGTTGTTTATTTCTGCAAACAGGTACTAGGAGCATGAGGAATCTTCGAGGCCCAGGCATTCTTGAGGCACAGAATGAAGCAACCACCTGAGGACGCTGGCAAGTGCCGGGCCGTCGATGTCGCCCGACCTCCTGTGGCACACGTTGCAGCGGCACTAACTGGCAGCCGTCCGCCAGCTACACtaccttcttttctccgctgcGTCTACGAGTTCTCCCTGCCTAAACAGTCCTGTAAGTTCTGAAGAGTGCATCACGGACGCGTGGTGAGAACATAGATCCTTTTTTCGAAGACAACCACAAAAGCGAGATTTGCTGTTGTCTATGCGGGCCCTGCAACAGGGACAGCGTATGTGCCTCAGAAAGTAGCCTGCTTTATCAGAGTAAAAATCAACCAGTATAATGTTGAGCGCATAGAGATGATACTCTGTGACGTTTCATCTGCTTCAGAGTAACTGCCATGGCAAAATGCTTTGCCAGACATTGGAAAAACTCTTGTCGAACGACCTCTAAGGGTCTACACCCTCTGGCCGCCTGTAGGCAGAGGCGCCAACCGAGTTTCGGTTTCAAAGGTCCGCCTGACCCGGTGAAAACGAACGTCATGAGACACTAATTTGTTTCACCAAAATAGCCGCGTCATTTCTTGCTTTGCGAGATGAACAGACAGTGAGCCCCATTCATGTTACGTAGACAGACGGCACAGACAGGCCTGACAATGTATGAAGTCGGCCTCCTAGTGCCGTGGTGATTACGGTCGTTCCATGAAAATATAATTTTCTTCGACCACATGAGCGAAAGGCAACTTCTATCACGACCGCAAGATTTTTCCTGTGTGTTCAGCATACTGAAAGTGTTTGCTTCCCTTTGTTCTTCTGAGTGTGACGCAGCCCACTGTGTCGCCGCGCCACCATTTCCTTGCTGCGACCAGCCCCATCCATATGGGGCATATTGCCTTCTTGTTAGTCCCAGGGTAGTCGCACTGCTCAAAGTGGCTGTGATTTAAACGCCGATACATGTGGCAAGACTGTAATTGCTGAGTGTATCGTGGGGTAAGGTCGTTTTTGCGTCACACTTTATACGCTAGTTCAAAGGCTTGTTATAATCGTATTCGATACTGCTGCCCCACAGCACCGGGATATGATTTTCTAGCTCCTCCGTATGCTAAATGAACAAGGCATCTCAAATCACAGCACACGCATCAGGTATATCACGCACATGGCACCGACGGTACCATCGATCACGGAACTCTGGTTCTTGGATGCCGTTAGTGCTCTGCTTGATCTGCACTATCGTCAATGAGATCCATGATTGTACTTGATAAATGGAAGAAACAAGATGAGGTAGGGTTTCATCGTAGCCTAAAACACGAACATCAGGCACACAGTCGAGACTCTAAATACTATTTCAGTTCACTGCACCCCTCCCGTGGAGGGCTATTGTTAACAGCAATTTACTCCCGAGATCTTGTACCGACTGCTAGAGTTTCTCCTTCGATCCAAGGTGCATCCACTTGATCATCACGATCTACAATTCAGTTCGCTTTACACCGTCGCCCCATTGTTGCCCAGGGATTCGTGGTTGACGGCGTCGCTATATCCGAAGCCTCACTTTCCACTCAGTGAGACCGCCGCCACCAAAACTGTACCATATGAGGTAGCAGCTTATGCTTGTGCAATTCGCGCGACAGAAAATTAATGCCTCTGAATAACCAGACGGATACGCTCAAATGGATACCCGTGTCACTGTTGCGCTGGAAATGACTCTTCCTATGAAACGCAggcttctgctctctttaCGAGTTCTGAAAAGACCTCTGCTTCCGGTAGAAACGGAATGTGAACTAACGACACAGTGGGAGTTTCACAAGCGAGAATCCATGTggtcgttcctctctctgtgacgTCAATTTGAACGAAACTAGTTTTCTCGTGTTCTCCACATAGGACAAACGCCAAATTCGGATGCTGCGAGTTCATACGGACTCTTCCTAATCTCAGTGAAGAAGTCTCAGTCGCAGGTTGCAACTTCCCGAGTGGTACACAGCCCAGAAAAGCACCTTGCACGTATTCTTCCAGATGGTTGCTGTGTTGTCCTTCTTCTAAAGGCACAGAGAACACCCCGCCAAGGGCAATGGCAGTTGTATCGagtctttgcttcctttgATTTTTGAAGCCAGCGCACATCCATCTGAAGGACGCGCTCAAAATACGTGGCATCTTTGAGCGCAGGCGTTATCGTGTGGCAAGTGGATGGTTGGCATAGATCGTGAAGGCCTCTTTGTTTGCCGAATCTAAGTTCTATTGTGCTGATCCACATTGACCAAACAGGACATCTAATGGCAGCAATGAAGGATCCTGAAAACTCACGCGGAGGTGACACCATTGCTGCAGCATGCAGCGTGTCTAACGATTTGTGGCAACTGGGAGCGCTGCAGACGGGACGCGCCAAGAGAGAGCATTCATAGAGGCGTCAAACAGCTCTTCAAGTTTCATGCATAtgcctttttctgtgtttgaaGGATCTTGTCGAGACCGACTCCAACAGCGGCGGTCGCGATCGTCTAGATACATGTGATTGAGAACGCGCACATGACCATAAGCTTGCACTGTGTTGCCAGGGGGGCTTGGTACTTGAGTGGTCCAGTATGCTCTCTGACACCGGTCTACAGCAGGCAAACCTAGTCATCACTGCATATATTCTGTCTATGGCAGTTTCAAGTCTTGCACGAAAGCAGTTTTTCGTTTTTAGATGCTCTACTCGATTGCCGATAGCGGCGGTCGCGTGAATCGATACTGCAGTCGCCCACCTTTGCGCGGCCACAGCGAGCCTGCTGTGAAGTTTCGCGGGTAGAGGTATTGCTATTCTCCGTGTCATTTCgcgcggaagaaggaaggctCTTGCATCCGCAGCAATCTCACTGCATGCCAACGCATCTTTTATTCTCGGAAATGTCTTGCTGAAAGCGGATTTTCCCTCAACAGTCGAAGTTGCGCAGGCATATCTCTTGTATTGGGCTGCGCATGCCCAGACACAAATCGGAGCATTGCAGCATAGGTTTCGGCCTTGCTTGATCCTATGCGGACCCcccttgtttctctgttttatTCTGAAGTCAGCACCGTCAAATTgagcgcctctctgctccgGGGACTGCGCTTGCATGTGGCTGTCCAGTCTGCCAGAGCTCGGAGCGGCGTGTCTCAGCTACTCATCGGGAGATCGTACCGCCGCCAAGAAAAAACATTTCTATTCTGCGGTCCTCCTTAGGTGGACGCGTGTTCCCTCAGATCGTGCAAAAGATAACCGAACAGTTCGAAATGGAGGACAGCAAGGATAAAGCTGCTTTTTCTACTTTTTGCCGACAGGTATGTGCGAGTGACTCAAGTCAGGAATCCCGTCGCTTCTGTACACGATACATACTCCCCGTGTTCGGCTTCTCAGGAGCGCCTTCGCTTTCAGTCTAAACGCTGTTTTCTCGCCGCGTTTTACCGTACCATGTGTGTTCTGTTGTTGTACCCCGACGCTTGCAATCGCGTGTGCTGTTCACGTGCTGCTGCGCGCCGCCTCATCAGTCTGACGACAGGATGCAAAGCAAACCGTGGCTGCTACAAAACTGTTTGTATCTTTACTTTTAATCACTACGTTTGAGTTGTTTGTGTCACAGAAACGTTCATCTCATAATCTTGTTGCTGGCAATGT from the Toxoplasma gondii ME49 chromosome IX, whole genome shotgun sequence genome contains:
- a CDS encoding hypothetical protein (encoded by transcript TGME49_291630) — protein: MFSGETLFCSMMYCQFTRWGEEGRRPLRTLFVLCVLLAFCGVTTHIASAARADVDPVSATEAVVAEVEEASRQDEAAENRDESLEDAVSSPDALATALMQRIQELYQESFRLLASAKADATAFKEELAAHLENIKQGGLPTDPAQFRSLGGMQLSWMEADKSRKEASVAMEKLAVVLGQLKAVADEVGTTLKGSVEQAVRQGQKLYGSLLSTLMKDEKQSTKDQGIQIELRKGSI